Within Triticum dicoccoides isolate Atlit2015 ecotype Zavitan chromosome 1B, WEW_v2.0, whole genome shotgun sequence, the genomic segment NNNNNNNNNNNNNNNNNNNNNNNNNNNNNNNNNNNNNNNNNNNNNNNNNNNNNNNNNNNNNNNNNNNNNNNNNNNNNNNNNNNNNNNNNNNNNNNNNNNNNNNNNNNNNNNNNNNNNNNNNNNNNNNNNNNNNNNNNNNNNNNNNNNNNNNNNNNNNNNNNNNNNNNNNNNNNNNNNNNNNNNNNNNNNNNNNNNNNNNNNNNNNNNNNNNNNNNNNNNNNNNNNNNNNNNNNNNNNNNNNNNNNNNNNNNNNNNNNNNNNNNNNNNNNNNNNNNNNNNNNNNNNNNNNNNNNNNNNNNNNNNNNNNNNNNNNNNNNNNNNNNNNNNNNNNNNNNNNNNNNNNNNNNNNNNNNNNNNNNNNNNNNNNNNNNNNNNNNNNNNNNNNNNNNNNNNNNNNNNNNNNNNNNNNNNNNNNNNNNNNNNNNNNNNNNNNNNNNNNNNNNNNNNNNNNNNNNNNNNNNNNNNNNNNNNNNNNNNNNNNNNNNNNNNNNNNNNNNNNNNNNNNNNNNNNNNNNNNNNNNNNNNNNNNNNNNNNNNNNNNNNNNNNNNNNNNNNNNNNNNNNNNNNNNNNNNNNNNNNNNNNNNNNNNNNNNNNNNNNNNNNNNNNNNNNNNNNNNNNNNNNNNNNNNNNNNNNNNNNNNNNNNNNNNNNNNNNNNNNNNNNNNNNNNNNNNNNNNNNNNNNNNNNNNNNNNNNNNNNNNNNNNNNNNNNNNNNNNNNNNNNNNNNNNNNNNNNNNNNNNNNNNNNNNNNNNNNNNNNNNNNNNNNNNNNNNNNNNNNNNNNNNNNNNNNNNNNNNNNNNNNNNNNNNNNNNNNNNNNNNNNNNNNNNNNNNNNNNNNNNNNNNNNNNNNNNNNNNNNNNNNNNNNNNNNNNNNNNNNNNNNNNNNNNNNNNNNNNNNNNNNNNNNNNNNNNNNNNNNNNNNNNNNNNNNNNNNNNNNNNNNNNNNNNNNNNNNNNNNNNNNNNNNNNNNNNNNNNNNNNNNNNNNNNNNNNNNNNNNNNNNNNNNNNNNNNNNNNNNNNNNNNNNNNNNNNNNNNNNNNNNNNNNNNNNNNNNNNNNNNNNNNNNNNNNNNNNNNNNNNNNNNNNNNNNNNNNNNNNNNNNNNNNNNNNNNNNNNNNNNNNNNNNNNNNNNNNNNNNNNNNNNNNNNNNNNNNNNNNNNNNNNNNNNNNNNNNNNNNNNNNNNNNNNNNNNNNNNNNNNNNNNNNNNNNNNNNNNNNNNNNNNNNNNNNNNNNNNNNNNNNNNNNNNNNNNNNNNNNNNNNNNNNNNNNNNNNNNNNNNNNNNNNNNNNNNNNNNNNNNNNNNNNNNNNNNNNNNNNNNNNNNNNNNNNNNNNNNNNNNNNNNNNNNNNNNNNNNNNNNNNNNNNNNNNNNNNNNNNNNNNNNNNNNNNNNNNNNNNNNNNNNNNNNNNNNNNNNNNNNNNNNNNNNNNNNNNNNNNNNNNNNNNNNNNNNNNNNNNNNNNNNNNNNNNNNNNNNNNNNNNNNNNNNNNNNNNNNNNNNNNNNNNNNNNNNNNNNNNNNNNNNNNNNNNNNNNNNNNNNNNNNNNNNNNNNNNNNNNNNNNNNNNNNNNNNNNNNNNNNNNNNNNNNNNNNNNNNNNNNNNNNNNNNNNNNNNNNNNNNNNNNNNNNNNNNNNNNNNNNNNNNNNNNNNNNNNNNNNNNNNNNNNNNNNNNNNNNNNNNNNNNNNNNNNNNNNNNNNNNNNNNNNNNNNNNNNNNNNNNNNNNNNNNNNNNNNNNNNNNNNNNNNNNNNNNNNNNNNNNNNNNNNNNNNNNNNNNNNNNNNNNNNNNNNNNNNNNNNNNNNNNNNNNNNNNNNNNNNNNNNNNNNNNNNNNNNNNNNNNNNNNNNNNNNNNNNNNNNNNNNNNNNNNNNNNNNNNNNNNNNNNNNNNNNNNNNNNNNNNNNNNNNNNNNNNNNNNNNNNNNNNNNNNNNNNNNNNNNNNNNNNNNNNNNNNNNNNNNNNNNNNNNNNNNNNNNNNNNNNNNNNNNNNNNNNNNNNNNNNNNNNNNNNNNNNNNNNNNNNNNNNNNNNNNNNNNNNNNNNNNNNNNNNNNNNNNNNNNNNNNNNNNNNNNNNNNNNNNNNNNNNNNNNNNNNNNNNNNNNNNNNNNNNNNNNNNNNNNNNNNNNNNNNNNNNNNNNNNNNNNNNNNNNNNNNNNNNNNNNNNNNNNNNNNNNNNNNNNNNNNNNNNNNNNNNNNNNNNNNNNNNNNNNNNNNNNNNNNNNNNNNNNNNNNNNNNNNNNNNNNNNNNNNNNNNNNNNNNNNNNNNNNNNNNNNNNNNNNNNNNNNNNNNNNNNNNNNNNNNNNNNNNNNNNNNNNNNNNNNNNNNNNNNNNNNNNNNNNNNNNNNNNNNNNNNNNNNNNNNNNNNNNNNNNNNNNNNNNNNNNNNNNNNNNNNNNNNNNNNNNNNNNNNNNNNNNNNNNNNNNNNNNNNNNNNNNNNNNNNNNNNNNNNNNNNNNNNNNNNNNNNNNNNNNNNNNNNNNNNNNNNNNNNNNNNNNNNNNNNNNNNNNNNNNNNNNNNNNNNNNNNNNNNNNNNNNNNNNNNNNNNNNNNNNNNNNNNNNNNNNNNNNNNNNNNNNNNNNNNNNNNNNNNNNNNNNNNNNNNNNNNNNNNNNNNNNNNNNNNNNNNNNNNNNNNNNNNNNNNNNNNNNNNNNNNNNNNNNNNNNNNNNNNNNNNNNNNNNNNNNNNNNNNNNNNNNNNNNNNNNNNNNNNNNNNNNNNNNNNNNNNNNNNNNNNNNNNNNNNNNNNNNNNNNNNNNNNNNNNNNNNNNNNNNNNNNNNNNNNNNNNNNNNNNNNNNNNNNNNNNNNNNNNNNNNNNNNNNNNNNNNNNNNNNNNNNNNNNNNNNNNNNNNNNNNNNNNNNNNNNNNNNNNNNNNNNNNNNNNNNNNNNNNNNNNNNNNNNNNNNNNNNNNNNNNNNNNNNNNNNNNNNNNNNNNNNNNNNNNNNNNNNNNNNNNNNNNNNNNNNNNNNNNNNNNNNNNNNNNNNNNNNNNNNNNNNNNNNNNNNNNNNNNNNNNNNNNNNNNNNNNNNNNNNNNNNNNNNNNNNNNNNNNNNNNNNNNNNNNNNNNNNNNNNNNNNNNNNNNNNNNNNNNNNNNNNNNNNNNNNNNNNNNNNNNNNNNNNNNNNNNNNNNNNNNNNNNNNNNNNNNNNNNNNNNNNNNNNNNNNNNNNNNNNNNNNNNNNNNNNNNNNNNNNNNNNNNNNNNNNNNNNNNNNNNNNNNNNNNNNNNNNNNNNNNNNNNNNNNNNNNNNNNNNNNNNNNNNNNNNNNNNNNNNNNNNNNNNNNNNNNNNNNNNNNNNNNNNNNNNNNNNNNNNNNNNNNNNNNNNNNNNNNNNNNNNNNNNNNNNNNNNNNNNNNNNNNNNNNNNNNNNNNNNNNNNNNNNNNNNNNNNNNNNNNNNNNNNNNNNNNNNNNNNNNNNNNNNNNNNNNNNNNNNNNNNNNNNNNNNNNNNNNNNNNNNNNNNNNNNNNNNNNNNNNNNNNNNNNNNNNNNNNNNNNNNNNNNNNNNNNNNNNNNNNNNNNNNNNNNNNNNNNNNNNNNNNNNNNNNNNNNNNNNNNNNNNNNNNNNNNNNNNNNNNNNNNNNNNNNNNNNNNNNNNNNNNNNNNNNNNNNNNNNNNNNNNNNNNNNNNNNNNNNNNNNNNNNNNNNNNNNNNNNNNNNNNNNNNNNNNNNNNNNNNNNNNNNNNNNNNNNNNNNNNNNNNNNNNNNNNNNNNNNNNNNNNNNNNNNNNNNNNNNNNNNNNNNNNNNNNNNNNNNNNNNNNNNNNNNNNNNNNNNNNNNNNNNNNNNNNNNNNNNNNNNNNNNNNNNNNNNNNNNNNNNNNNNNNNNNNNNNNNNNNNNNNNNNNNNNNNNNNNNNNNNNNNNNNNNNNNNNNNNNNNNNNNNNNNNNNNNNNNNNNNNNNNNNNNNNNNNNNNNNNNNNNNNNNNNNNNNNNNNNNNNNNNNNNNNNNNNNNNNNNNNNNNNNNNNNNNNNNNNNNNNNNNNNNNNNNNNNNNNNNNNNNNNNNNNNNNNNNNNNNNNNNNNNNNNNNNNNNNNNNNNNNNNNNNNNNNNNNNNNNNNNNNNNNNNNNNNNNNNNNNNNNNNNNNNNNNNNNNNNNNNNNNNNNNNNNNNNNNNNNNNNNNNNNNNNNNNNNNNNNNNNNNNNNNNNNNNNNNNNNNNNNNNNNNNNNNNNNNNNNNNNNNNNNNNNNNNNNNNNNNNNNNNNNNNNNNNNNNNNNNNNNNNNNNNNNNNNNNNNNNNNNNNNNNNNNNNNNNNNNNNNNNNNNNNNNNNNNNNNNNNNNNNNNNNNNNNNNNNNNNNNNNNNNNNNNNNNNNNNNNNNNNNNNNNNNNNNNNNNNNNNNNNNNNNNNNNNNNNNNNNNNNNNNNNNNNNNNNNNNNNNNNNNNNNNNNNNNNNNNNNNNNNNNNNNNNNNNNNNNNNNNNNNNNNNNNNNNNNNNNNNNNNNNNNNNNNNNNNNNNNNNNNNNNNNNNNNNNNNNNNNNNNNNNNNNNNNNNNNNNNNNNNNNNNNNNNNNNNNNNNNNNNNNNNNNNNNNNNNNNNNNNNNNNNNNNNNNNNNNNNNNNNNNNNNNNNNNNNNNNNNNNNNNNNNNNNNNNNNNNNNNNNNNNNNNNNNNNNNNNNNNNNNNNNNNNNNNNNNNNNNNNNNNNNNNNNNNNNNNNNNNNNNNNNNNNNNNNNNNNNNNNNNNNNNNNNNNNNNNNNNNNNNNNNNNNNNNNNNNNNNNNNNNNNNNNNNNNNNNNNNNNNNNNNNNNNNNNNNNNNNNNNNNNNNNNNNNNNNNNNNNNNNNNNNNNNNNNNNNNNNNNNNNNNNNNNNNNNNNNNNNNNNNNNNNNNNNNNNNNNNNNNNNNNNNNNNNNNNNNNNNNNNNNNNNNNNNNNNNNNNNNNNNNNNNNNNNNNNNNNNNNNNNNNNNNNNNNNNNNNNNNNNNNNNNNNNNNNNNNNNNNNNNNNNNNNNNNNNNNNNNNNNNNNNNNNNNNNNNNNNNNNNNNNNNNNNNNNNNNNNNNNNNNNNNNNNNNNNNNNNNNNNNNNNNNNNNNNNNNNNNNNNNNNNNNNNNNNNNNNNNNNNNNNNNNNNNNNNNNNNNNNNNNNNNNNNNNNNNNNNNNNNNNNNNNNNNNNNNNNNNNNNNNNNNNNNNNNNNNNNNNNNNNNNNNNNNNNNNNNNNNNNNNNNNNNNNNNNNNNNNNNNNNNNNNNNNNNNNNNNNNNNNNNNNNNNNNNNNNNNNNNNNNNNNNNNNNNNNNNNNNNNNNNNNNNNNNNNNNNNNNNNNNNNNNNNNNNNNNNNNNNNNNNNNNNNNNNNNNNNNNNNNNNNNNNNNNNNNNNNNNNNNNNNNNNNNNNNNNNNNNNNNNNNNNNNNNNNNNNNNNNNNNNNNNNNNNNNNNNNNNNNNNNNNNNNNNNNNNNNNNNNNNNNNNNNNNNNNNNNNNNNNNNNNNNNNNNNNNNNNNNNNNNNNNNNNNNNNNNNNNNNNNNNNNNNNNNNNNNNNNNNNNNNNNNNNNNNNNNNNNNNNNNNNNNNNNNNNNNNNNNNNNNNNNNNNNNNNNNNNNNNNNNNNNNNNNNNNNNNNNNNNNNNNNNNNNNNNNNNNNNNNNNNNNNNNNNNNNNNNNNNNNNNNNNNNNNNNNNNNNNNNNNNNNNNNNNNNNNNNNNNNNNNNNNNNNNNNNNNNNNNNNNNNNNNNNNNNNNNNNNNNNNNNNNNNNNNNNNNNNNNNNNNNNNNNNNNNNNNNNNNNNNNNNNNNNNNNNNNNNNNNNNNNNNNNNNNNNNNNNNNNNNNNNNNNNNNNNNNNNNNNNNNNNNNNNNNNNNNNNNNNNNNNNNNNNNNNNNNNNNNNNNNNNNNNNNNNNNNNNNNNNNNNNNNNNNNNNNNNNNNNNNNNNNNNNNNNNNNNNNNNNNNNNNNNNNNNNNNNNNNNNNNNNNNNNNNNNNNNNNNNNNNNNNNNNNNNNNNNNNNNNNNNNNNNNNNNNNNNNNNNNNNNNNNNNNNNNNNNNNNNNNNNNNNNNNNNNNNNNNNNNNNNNNNNNNNNNNNNNNNNNNNNNNNNNNNNNNNNNNNNNNNNNNNNNNNNNNNNNNNNNNNNNNNNNNNNNNNNNNNNNNNNNNNNNNNNNNNNNNNNNNNNNNNNNNNNNNNNNNNNNNNNNNNNNNNNNNNNNNNNNNNNNNNNNNNNNNNNNNNNNNNNNNNNNNNNNNNNNNNNNNNNNNNNNNNNNNNNNNNNNNNNNNNNNNNNNNNNNNNNNNNNNNNNNNNNNNNNNNNNNNNNNNNNNNNNNNNNNNNNNNNNNNNNNNNNNNNNNNNNNNNNNNNNNNNNNNNNNNNNNNNNNNNNNNNNNNNNNNNNNNNNNNNNNNNNNNNNNNNNNNNNNNNNNNNNNNNNNNNNNNNNNNNNNNNNNNNNNNNNNNNNNNNNNNNNNNNNNNNNNNNNNNNNNNNNNNNNNNNNNNNNNNNNNNNNNNNNNNNNNNNNNNNNNNNNNNNNNNNNNNNNNNNNNNNNNNNNNNNNNNNNNNNNNNNNNNNNNNNNNNNNNNNNNNNNNNNNNNNNNNNNNNNNNNNNNNNNNNNNNNNNNNNNNNNNNNNNNNNNNNNNNNNNNNNNNNNNNNNNNNNNNNNNNNNNNNNNNNNNNNNNNNNNNNNNNNNNNNNNNNNNNNNNNNNNNNNNNNNNNNNNNNNNNNNNNNNNNNNNNNNNNNNNNNNNNNNNNNNNNNNNNNNNNNNNNNNNNNNNNNNNNNNNNNNNNNNNNNNNNNNNNNNNNNNNNNNNNNNNNNNNNNNNNNNNNNNNNNNNNNNNNNNNNNNNNNNNNNNNNNNNNNNNNNNNNNNNNNNNNNNNNNNNNNNNNNNNNNNNNNNNNNNNNNNNNNNNNNNNNNNNNNNNNNNNNNNNNNNNNNNNNNNNNNNNNNNNNNNNNNNNNNNNNNNNNNNNNNNNNNNNNNNNNNNNNNNNNNNNNNNNNNNNNNNNNNNNNNNNNNNNNNNNNNNNNNNNNNNNNNNNNNNNNNNNNNNNNNNNNNNNNNNNNNNNNNNNNNNNNNNNNNNNNNNNNNNNNNNNNNNNNNNNNNNNNNNNNNNNNNNNNNNNNNNNNNNNNNNNNNNNNNNNNNNNNNNNNNNNNNNNNNNNNNNNNNNNNNNNNNNNNNNNNNNNNNNNNNNNNNNNNNNNNNNNNNNNNNNNNNNNNNNNNNNNNNNNNNNNNNNNNNNNNNNNNNNNNNNNNNNNNNNNNNNNNNNNNNNNNNNNNNNNNNNNNNNNNNNNNNNNNNNNNNNNNNNNNNNNNNNNNNNNNNNNNNNNNNNNNNNNNNNNNNNNNNNNNNNNNNNNNNNNNNNNNNNNNNNNNNNNNNNNNNNNNNNNNNNNNNNNNNNNNNNNNNNNNNNNNNNNNNNNNNNNNNNNNNNNNNNNNNNNNNNNNNNNNNNNNNNNNNNNNNNNNNNNNNNNNNNNNNNNNNNNNNNNNNNNNNNNNNNNNNNNNNNNNNNNNNNNNNNNNNNNNNNNNNNNNNNNNNNNNNNNNNNNNNNNNNNNNNNNNNNNNNNNNNNNNNNNNNNNNNNNNNNNNNNNNNNNNNNNNNNNNNNNNNNNNNNNNNNNNNNNNNNNNNNNNNNNNNNNNNNNNNNNNNNNNNNNNNNNNNNNNNNNNNNNNNNNNNNNNNNNNNNNNNNNNNNNNNNNNNNNNNNNNNNNNNNNNNNNNNNNNNNNNNNNNNNNNNNNNNNNNNNNNNNNNNNNNNNNNNNNNNNNNNNNNNNNNNNNNNNNNNNNNNNNNNNNNNNNNNNNNNNNNNNNNNNNNNNNNNNNNNNNNNNNNNNNNNNNNNNNNNNNNNNNNNNNNNNNNNNNNNNNNNNNNNNNNNNNNNNNNNNNNNNNNNNNNNNNNNNNNNNNNNNNNNNNNNNNNNNNNNNNNNNNNNNNNNNNNNNNNNNNNNNNNNNNNNNNNNNNNNNNNNNNNNNNNNNNNNNNNNNNNNNNNNNNNNNNNNNNNNNNNNNNNNNNNNNNNNNNNNNNNNNNNNNNNNNNNNNNNNNNNNNNNNNNNNNNNNNNNNNNNNNNNNNNNNNNNNNNNNNNNNNNNNNNNNNNNNNNNNNNNNNNNNNNNNNNNNNNNNNNNNNNNNNNNNNNNNNNNNNNNNNNNNNNNNNNNNNNNNNNNNNNNNNNNNNNNNNNNNNNNNNNNNNNNNNNNNNNNNNNNNNNNNNNNNNNNNNNNNNNNNNNNNNNNNNNNNNNNNNNNNNNNNNNNNNNNNNNNNNNNNNNNNNNNNNNNNNNNNNNNNNNNNNNNNNNNNNNNNNNNNNNNNNNNNNNNNNNNNNNNNNNNNNNNNNNNNNNNNNNNNNNNNNNNNNNNNNNNNNNNNNNNNNNNNNNNNNNNNNNNNNNNNNNNNNNNNNNNNNNNNNNNNNNNNNNNNNNNNNNNNNNNNNNNNNNNNNNNNNNNNNNNNNNNNNNNNNNNNNNNNNNNNNNNNNNNNNNNNNNNNNNNNNNNNNNNNNNNNNNNNNNNNNNNNNNNNNNNNNNNNNNNNNNNNNNNNNNNNNNNNNNNNNNNNNNNNNNNNNNNNNNNNNNNNNNNNNNNNNNNNNNNNNNNNNNNNNNNNNNNNNNNNNNNNNNNNNNNNNNNNNNNNNNNNNNNNNNNNNNNNNNNNNNNNNNNNNNNNNNNNNNNNNNNNNNNNNNNNNNNNNNNNNNNNNNNNNNNNNNNNNNNNNNNNNNNNNNNNNNNNNNNNNNNNNNNNNNNNNNNNNNNNNNNNNNNNNNNNNNNNNNNNNNNNNNNNNNNNNNNNNNNNNNNNNNNNNNNNNNNNNNNNNNNNNNNNNNNNNNNNNNNNNNNNNNNNNNNNNNNNNNNNNNNNNNNNNNNNNNNNNNNNNNNNNNNNNNNNNNNNNNNNNNNNNNNNNNNNNNNNNNNNNNNNNNNNNNNNNNNNNNNNNNNNNNNNNNNNNNNNNNNNNNNNNNNNNNNNNNNNNNNNNNNNNNNNNNNNNNNNNNNNNNNNNNNNNNNNNNNNNNNNNNNNNNNNNNNNNNNNNNNNNNNNNNNNNNNNNNNNNNNNNNNNNNNNNNNNNNNNNNNNNNNNNNNNNNNNNNNNNNNNNNNNNNNNNNNNNNNNNNNNNNNNNNNNNNNNNNNNNNNNNNNNNNNNNNNNNNNNNNNNNNNNNNNNNNNNNNNNNNNNNNNNNNNNNNNNNNNNNNNNNNNNNNNNNNNNNNNNNNNNNNNNNNNNNNNNNNNNNNNNNNNNNNNNNNNNNNNNNNNNNNNNNNNNNNNNNNNNNNNNNNNNNNNNNNNNNNNNNNNNNNNNNNNNNNNNNNNNNNNNNNNNNNNNNNNNNNNNNNNNNNNNNNNNNNNNNNNNNNNNNNNNNNNNNNNNNNNNNNNNNNNNNNNNNNNNNNNNNNNNNNNNNNNNNNNNNNNNNNNNNNNNNNNNNNNNNNNNNNNNNNNNNNNNNNNNNNNNNNNNNNNNNNNNNNNNNNNNNNNNNNNNNNNNNNNNNNNNNNNNNNNNNNNNNNNNNNNNNNNNNNNNNNNNNNNNNNNNNNNNNNNNNNNNNNNNNNNNNNNNNNNNNNNNNNNNNNNNNNNNNNNNNNNNNNNNNNNNNNNNNNNNNNNNNNNNNNNNNNNNNNNNNNNNNNNNNNNNNNNNNNNNNNNNNNNNNNNNNNNNNNNNNNNNNNNNNNNNNNNNNNNNNNNNNNNNNNNNNNNNNNNNNNNNNNNNNNNNNNNNNNNNNNNNNNNNNNNNNNNNNNNNNNNNNNNNNNNNNNNNNNNNNNNNNNNNNNNNNNNNNNNNNNNNNNNNNNNNNNNNNNNNNNNNNNNNNNNNNNNNNNNNNNNNNNNNNNNNNNNNNNNNNNNNNNNNNNNNNNNNNNNNNNNNNNNNNNNNNNNNNNNNNNNNNNNNNNNNNNNNNNNNNNNNNNNNNNNNNNNNNNNNNNNNNNNNNNNNNNNNNNNNNNNNNNNNNNNNNNNNNNNNNNNNNNNNNNNNNNNNNNNNNNNNNNNNNNNNNNNNNNNNNNNNNNNNNNNNNNNNNNNNNNNNNNNNNNNNNNNNNNNNNNNNNNNNNNNNNNNNNNNNNNNNNNNNNNNNNNNNNNNNNNNNNNNNNNNNNNNNNNNNNNNNNNNNNNNNNNNNNNNNNNNNNNNNNNNNNNNNNNNNNNNNNNNNNNNNNNNNNNNNNNNNNNNNNNNNNNNNNNNNNNNNNNNNNNNNNNNNNNNNNNNNNNNNNNNNNNNNNNNNNNNNNNNNNNNNNNNNNNNNNNNNNNNNNNNNNNNNNNNNNNNNNNNNNNNNNNNNNNNNNNNNNNNNNNNNNNNNNNNNNNNNNNNNNNNNNNNNNNNNNNNNNNNNNNNNNNNNNNNNNNNNNNNNNNNNNNNNNNNNNNNNNNNNNNNNNNNNNNNNNNNNNNNNNNNNNNNNNNNNNNNNNNNNNNNNNNNNNNNNNNNNNNNNNNNNNNNNNNNNNNNNNNNNNNNNNNNNNNNNNNNNNNNNNNNNNNNNNNNNNNNNNNNNNNNNNNNNNNNNNNNNNNNNNNNNNNNNNNNNNNNNNNNNNNNNNNNNNNNNNNNNNNNNNNNNNNNNNNNNNNNNNNNNNNNNNNNNNNNNNNNNNNNNNNNNNNNNNNNNNNNNNNNNNNNNNNNNNNNNNNNNNNNNNNNNNNNNNNNNNNNNNNNNNNNNNNNNNNNNNNNNNNNNNNNNNNNNNNNNNNNNNNNNNNNNNNNNNNNNNNNNNNNNNNNNNNNNNNNNNNNNNNNNNNNNNNNNNNNNNNNNNNNNNNNNNNNNNNNNNNNNNNNNNNNNNNNNNNNNNNNNNNNNNNNNNNNNNNNNNNNNNNNNNNNNNNNNNNNNNNNNNNNNNNNNNNNNNNNNNNNNNNNNNNNNNNNNNNNNNNNNNNNNNNNNNNNNNNNNNNNNNNNNNNNNNNNNNNNNNNNNNNNNNNNNNNNNNNNNNNNNNNNNNNNNNNNNNNNNNNNNNNNNNNNNNNNNNNNNNNNNNNNNNNNNNNNNNNNNNNNNNNNNNNNNNNNNNNNNNNNNNNNNNNNNNNNNNNNNNNNNNNNNNNNNNNNNNNNNNNNNNNNNNNNNNNNNNNNNNNNNNNNNNNNNNNNNNNNNNNNNNNNNNNNNNNNNNNNNNNNNNNNNNNNNNNNNNNNNNNNNNNNNNNNNNNNNNNNNNNNNNNNNNNNNNNNNNNNNNNNNNNNNNNNNNNNNNNNNNNNNNNNNNNNNNNNNNNNNNNNNNNNNNNNNNNNNNNNNNNNNNNNNNNNNNNNNNNNNNNNNNNNNNNNNNNNNNNNNNNNNNNNNNNNNNNNNNNNNNNNNNNNNNNNNNNNNNNNNNNNNNNNNNNNNNNNNNNNNNNNNNNNNNNNNNNNNNNNNNNNNNNNNNNNNNNNNNNNNNNNNNNNNNNNNNNNNNNNNNNNNNNNNNNNNNNNNNNNNNNNNNNNNNNNNNNNNNNNNNNNNNNNNNNNNNNNNNNNNNNNNNNNNNNNNNNNNNNNNNNNNNNNNNNNNNNNNNNNNNNNNNNNNNNNNNNNNNNNNNNNNNNNNNNNNNNNNNNNNNNNNNNNNNNNNNNNNNNNNNNNNNNNNNNNNNNNNNNNNNNNNNNNNNNNNNNNNNNNNNNNNNNNNNNNNNNNNNNNNNNNNNNNNNNNNNNNNNNNNNNNNNNNNNNNNNNNNNNNNNNNNNNNNNNNNNNNNNNNNNNNNNNNNNNNNNNNNNNNNNNNNNNNNNNNNNNNNNNNNNNNNNNNNNNNNNNNNNNNNNNNNNNNNNNNNNNNNNNNNNNNNNNNNNNNNNNNNNNNNNNNNNNNNNNNNNNNNNNNNNNNNNNNNNNNNNNNNNNNNNNNNNNNNNNNNNNNNNNNNNNNNNNNNNNNNNNNNNNNNNNNNNNNNNNNNNNNNNNNNNNNNNNNNNNNNNNNNNNNNNNNNNNNNNNNNNNNNNNNNNNNNNNNNNNNNNNNNNNNNNNNNNNNNNNNNNNNNNNNNNNNNNNNNNNNNNNNNNNNNNNNNNNNNNNNNNNNNNNNNNNNNNNNNNNNNNNNNNNNNNNNNNNNNNNGAACACTCATACTGCATCCTTAGCTGCTCTCTAAGTTGTGTTTGTTCCAGCCTCGAAGAGATGTCATGGTTCTCTTGCTTCAGAATCTCATAATCAAGTGCAAGCTGCTCCATTTGCATCTCAAGATCCTCACGGTCTTTCTTGTACAGCTCAATTTCATCACTCAGTTCAAGAATCTTCTCTTGCAGTTCAGAACTAGCGATGCCGTCACTCTTCTTCACCAATGCATCCAACATAAGCTCGTCTTCTTTCTCTTGGTACGAACTTGTTTCAGACATGTCCATCTTGTGTCCAGCACTGTGCACATTTGACAGTGCATGCTCATATTCTGCCTCCTGGGGATCCTCTACTGTTTCTtcttgcaaaatggacatatctctATTCTTCTGCTCCAGCATTTCATCAAGATCCTTCACAGCCAGAAGCAGCTCAGAGTTGGACTCCTGCATTTTCTGTAGCTGTACACGTAGATCTGCATTTAAATTCTTCTCATGGCCCAGCTCTTGCTTCAGCTCCTCAACCTGAGACCAGGGATCTTCCCCGTCTGACAACCGTTTACCTGATCCATTTGCATCATGGATCGTCTTCTTCATCCCTCTAAGGCCTTCACATTCTCCTCGGAGTGCATCCCTCTCATCCCTCAAGCTACTCATTTCCTTGGAAAGGTCTTGACCTCGCCTACTCTCTTTTACAATTTGCTTTCTGAGTGTCTGCAACTCCATGTCTGAGACATCCAGTTTTCTTGTCAAAGTCCCTATCTCACTTCTCAGCTTCTCTACATCATCCTCTGCACCTCTCAACCCCGTCTCACCCGAGTTGCTCGTCGACCCATCAGTGCTAGCGTCAGGAGCTGAGCTTCCTGACCAGTCACCAGAGCTCAATGGGTTTCTCGAGGTGGCATTGTTGGCAAAAGGCGAGAGGACATTGGTCGCATCCTGAAGAAATGTGCTATGCATGTTCGCACTGGTTTTGGGAGTGAATCTTCCTGAGCTCCCATCTGAACCCGACAACGAAACGGCGTCAAAGCCATTGGCATTGTGGAGGTGGCCGGCCGGCTCAACAGATGCCGGCATATTTCTTCTCAAGGGAAACCTCATCCCTGGTGGTTTGCTTATCACCAATCCATCCTGTACAAGAAAGCTATCAGTTACTATCTGATGAACATAGGGGAAGATGACATAGCGCATGCATTGTTCAGTTCTAAATTCTTCCCCTTCACTACAGGAATGAGAAATTCAGATCTCAAACAAAAAGTACCACGCAGCAAATGTGACCCCCCGAAATGATCAACTAGACAAACGTAGCTTCCCTTTTTCTTTGCAATATGCTTAGCATGCCAAAAGCTCTCTTTCTTGGGCATCAACAGAAATGAAACAGAGCAATGCAATGATGATGGATCAAAAAAGGAAAGCTCTCAAGGACTCTTCCCCACTAGGCCTCACTGGTTACTTACATGCACAGGGCTCATCGAATCGGCAGCAAGCGACCTCGCCTTCTCGGCTTCCTCGTCCTCGCACCGGCTCAGCTGGCTCTGCAGCGTCCTCCGCGGCGAAGACTTTGCGGTGTCGCCGTTCTCACTGTCGCCGCAAAGAGCAAGAATCAGTACCCAATTACACAATCAACCCCTGAATCAAAGCAAATGCACCATGCCTAAGGCACACACCGGAATGCAACAGGCACAGGCACAATCCTCAAAGCGCAAACAGCCACAATGCAGCTAGCAGCAATGTCTAAGTGAATCTGGTTGATGTGAGATGAGATGATCTCTTAAAGCTCAAACCAGAAGGCAGCGGATGTGTCTAAACTAAT encodes:
- the LOC119350380 gene encoding centromere-associated protein E-like, with the protein product MFKSARWRGAGKAKAVFKLQFHATQVPELGGESMMVVVTPQDVGRPTARTERAEVADGACRWPAPIFEATKLPSGKAAAGDKIYQFLVYETGSAKAALLGEATVNMAEYAEAFKPSAVTLPLKGSPAPGALLHVTIQRVVGGAGGGCGDDGSENGDTAKSSPRRTLQSQLSRCEDEEAEKARSLAADSMSPVHDGLVISKPPGMRFPLRRNMPASVEPAGHLHNANGFDAVSLSGSDGSSGRFTPKTSANMHSTFLQDATNVLSPFANNATSRNPLSSGDWSGSSAPDASTDGSTSNSGETGLRGAEDDVEKLRSEIGTLTRKLDVSDMELQTLRKQIVKESRRGQDLSKEMSSLRDERDALRGECEGLRGMKKTIHDANGSGKRLSDGEDPWSQVEELKQELGHEKNLNADLRVQLQKMQESNSELLLAVKDLDEMLEQKNRDMSILQEETVEDPQEAEYEHALSNVHSAGHKMDMSETSSYQEKEDELMLDALVKKSDGIASSELQEKILELSDEIELYKKDREDLEMQMEQLALDYEILKQENHDISSRLEQTQLREQLRMQYECAFLASFFIL